A region from the uncultured Draconibacterium sp. genome encodes:
- a CDS encoding RagB/SusD family nutrient uptake outer membrane protein, whose protein sequence is MKTNIINRLTSIAIVLLLLVQVGCESAFEDALDRADDSRETLEGMLDDPDKIWGMLNSAYSGIPKDRAEIYFWTTFESLTDNCFEAQGQSMGNWRSGLLSPSFAAVAASRETGNQFTMWHVGWWGRYWGAIRHCNTIIDNIDNITASQEALPQADRDQILDEAIILRAYFHWMLISMYGPLPFMDENLPIDFADWKEMTRPTYDEVANRIASDLQMVIDRGNVPMKRDPFNTNDKYRVPLSFAYGLKSRVLLYNASPLNNPSGDEAKYAAAAAAAKQFIDLGIYSLEPFENSKERLYNSPMAENVEETEVIWRGRDKFAQLCNVAGMNLAATNPKYSTYGNFKAGETPSQEIVDCYELKDGSLIIENYDATHASPTFTANALAAGYDDENDPYGMHGGPKRDDRFYRDIMFNGNTLGESYQMGTIQVWTYSGAPGTGTNGNVTSGNNKQTYTGYYYGKDRNPLWYGKGTPGEGNARTNQHAVLMRYAEIYLNYAEALCGAGQLDAACNALDMTRLRANQPSIKAVPGFQQNKEWLMKRIYNERRIELVLEDHRFYDVRRWDLISNQNNNTISGMNIEKVGENQFKYTRYQTPFVWECHNEKYKVLPIPLDDKKLLPNMDQPEAWQ, encoded by the coding sequence ATGAAAACGAATATAATAAATCGATTAACAAGCATAGCAATTGTTTTGCTGCTGTTAGTGCAAGTGGGGTGCGAGTCGGCTTTTGAAGACGCTTTGGATCGTGCAGACGATTCGCGTGAGACTCTGGAGGGAATGTTAGATGATCCGGATAAAATTTGGGGGATGTTAAACAGTGCATATTCGGGTATTCCAAAAGACCGTGCCGAAATTTATTTCTGGACCACTTTTGAGTCGTTGACCGATAACTGTTTTGAAGCTCAGGGCCAAAGTATGGGCAACTGGCGTTCTGGCTTATTGTCACCTTCTTTTGCTGCTGTTGCGGCAAGCCGAGAAACAGGTAATCAGTTTACAATGTGGCATGTAGGTTGGTGGGGGCGTTATTGGGGCGCTATTCGGCATTGCAATACAATTATTGATAATATCGACAATATTACGGCATCTCAAGAGGCACTGCCACAAGCCGATCGCGATCAGATATTGGATGAGGCCATTATTTTAAGAGCCTATTTTCACTGGATGTTAATAAGTATGTATGGGCCGCTGCCTTTTATGGATGAAAACTTACCCATCGATTTTGCTGATTGGAAAGAAATGACCCGCCCAACTTATGATGAGGTAGCTAACCGTATTGCCAGTGACCTGCAAATGGTAATCGATCGTGGTAATGTACCGATGAAACGCGACCCTTTCAATACAAACGACAAATATCGCGTTCCGTTAAGCTTTGCTTACGGTTTAAAATCACGCGTTTTGCTTTATAACGCAAGTCCGTTAAACAATCCATCAGGTGATGAAGCAAAATATGCTGCTGCTGCTGCTGCTGCTAAACAGTTTATCGATTTAGGAATCTACTCGCTTGAACCTTTTGAAAACAGCAAAGAGCGTTTGTATAATTCACCAATGGCTGAAAATGTAGAAGAAACAGAAGTGATATGGCGCGGACGTGATAAGTTTGCACAACTCTGTAACGTAGCTGGAATGAACCTGGCTGCAACAAATCCAAAATACTCTACCTATGGCAATTTTAAAGCCGGAGAGACTCCAAGTCAGGAAATTGTAGATTGTTATGAGCTAAAGGATGGATCATTAATTATAGAAAATTATGATGCAACTCATGCCAGTCCAACTTTTACTGCAAATGCGCTTGCCGCCGGTTACGATGACGAAAATGATCCTTACGGAATGCACGGTGGACCCAAGCGCGACGATCGTTTCTACCGCGATATTATGTTTAACGGAAATACTTTAGGCGAATCGTACCAAATGGGTACCATTCAAGTGTGGACATATAGCGGAGCGCCTGGTACAGGAACCAATGGAAATGTGACTTCGGGCAATAATAAACAAACTTATACCGGATATTATTACGGAAAGGACCGCAATCCATTATGGTACGGCAAAGGTACACCTGGAGAAGGGAATGCAAGAACTAATCAGCACGCGGTTTTAATGCGCTATGCCGAAATATACCTGAATTATGCTGAGGCTCTTTGTGGTGCCGGACAATTGGACGCAGCTTGTAATGCATTAGATATGACTCGTTTGCGTGCCAATCAACCGTCAATTAAAGCGGTGCCTGGTTTTCAACAAAATAAAGAGTGGTTAATGAAACGTATATATAACGAACGCCGCATAGAATTGGTACTGGAAGACCATCGTTTTTACGATGTTCGTCGCTGGGATTTAATTTCAAACCAGAACAACAATACAATTAGCGGAATGAATATTGAAAAAGTTGGAGAAAACCAGTTTAAATACACACGTTATCAAACGCCATTTGTTTGGGAATGCCATAACGAAAAGTATAAGGTATTGCCTATTCCTCTTGACGATAAAAAGTTATTGCCAAATATGGATCAACCTGAAGCATGGCAATAA
- a CDS encoding TonB-dependent receptor yields MKKTVLLLLLFLISFWGMAQEHTVTGKVTDEAQEPIVGLTVVVKGTTNGTVTNINGEYSLKVANPDVTLVFSFVGLTTQEISLEGKAAVDVVMAAETTELDDVVVVGYGTQRKESVVASISTIGNEDIVRSPTANLTSGLAGKMPGLTIMIKDGELGKENIQTFIRGQATVNSSAPLILVDGVERDITTLDPYDVESVSILKDASATAVFGVRGANGVILVTTKKGVIGKPEITANANYSLQTPTRLPKPMNAFDYMTTRNSVIDQHNKTTGQETPLPYSQEILDYYKNGYDPAIHPSWYPEYYVDRDFFGDFTHDYVPMYKGNVNIRGGNKKTKYFASVGYMNQGGPFKTERWDEYNYDNEQKLNRFTYRANIDMQITKSLKGWLNLSGYFQDKNDPIIYGAVDDAASQGSYYFLLLAALTDVPSISYPDLNSNGDVVSTPGADRTPYGNLNRTGYRVTTNNTINSTIGLEQKLDFVTEGLSAKAIVSYDSRASHVRGFRRTYLTYNAQLYEDENGASQLEYIPGAGTDGELHKVLTQNFSTNFDLEASLNYARTFGQHDVTGLLLYKQNQSIINVAVPFNYVGIVGRATYAYNKKYLADINFGMNGSEQFAKGRRFGFFPSVSLGWVLSEEAFMESVGALDFFKIRGSFGQVGNDRISNSRFIYVDDWTQGGGGYFTGLGGVPGLPNPVYQNSMPNEFVTWEVANKYNVGFETRFLKDFELDVDLFYEKRKDILITTSAIPKYMYGQVNLPPSNDGEMSNKGFEATLGYNKSVNKDLFVGARYSVQFARNTMEKMNETPLDDTFAYPYRVEGFSRGTMWGYDCLGYFESQAEIDGWADQTGLGAQVLPGDLKYNDVNGDGVIDTKDYVPMNSPNVPELAMSFTLSLQYKGFDFNALVRGVTNYSYNFSGRGVEDWSGNSFNGQKNYFEHNKYAWTEEKFANGDKISYPRMHPDGVTVSKQPSDYWIIDMWYARLQNIELGYTLPKQLTSSVGLENVRLYFNGMNLLTVDNMPEPILDPEVNNSLSHPIFATYNFGLNITF; encoded by the coding sequence ATGAAAAAAACAGTTTTATTGCTTCTACTGTTCCTCATTTCATTTTGGGGAATGGCACAAGAGCACACGGTAACTGGTAAAGTTACCGACGAAGCTCAGGAACCTATTGTTGGGCTCACGGTGGTAGTGAAGGGAACTACCAATGGAACCGTAACCAACATTAATGGGGAATACTCTCTAAAGGTTGCGAACCCAGATGTTACGCTGGTATTTTCTTTTGTTGGATTAACAACCCAAGAAATTTCTTTAGAGGGGAAAGCAGCTGTTGATGTGGTTATGGCCGCAGAAACAACAGAATTAGATGATGTAGTTGTAGTTGGTTATGGCACGCAGAGAAAGGAGAGCGTAGTTGCTTCTATTTCAACTATTGGTAACGAAGACATTGTTCGTTCTCCAACCGCAAACTTAACATCTGGTTTGGCCGGTAAAATGCCCGGACTAACTATTATGATTAAGGATGGCGAATTGGGAAAAGAAAACATTCAAACCTTTATTCGCGGGCAGGCAACTGTTAACAGTTCTGCACCTCTTATTTTGGTTGATGGTGTTGAACGCGATATCACAACTCTGGATCCCTACGATGTTGAGTCGGTTTCAATTTTAAAAGATGCCTCGGCAACGGCCGTATTTGGAGTTAGGGGAGCAAATGGTGTAATTCTGGTTACTACCAAGAAAGGGGTAATAGGAAAGCCGGAAATTACCGCCAATGCCAATTATTCATTGCAAACGCCAACACGTTTGCCAAAACCAATGAATGCTTTTGATTACATGACAACCCGAAATAGTGTCATCGATCAGCACAACAAAACTACAGGGCAGGAAACACCACTTCCATATTCTCAGGAAATACTGGATTACTATAAAAATGGCTACGATCCGGCTATTCATCCATCCTGGTATCCTGAGTATTATGTGGACAGAGATTTCTTTGGCGATTTTACGCATGATTATGTTCCCATGTATAAGGGAAATGTAAATATCAGAGGAGGAAATAAGAAGACAAAGTATTTTGCTAGTGTAGGTTACATGAATCAGGGAGGCCCATTTAAAACTGAAAGATGGGATGAGTACAATTACGATAACGAGCAAAAATTAAATCGGTTTACCTACCGGGCCAATATCGATATGCAAATTACAAAATCGCTAAAAGGTTGGTTAAATCTTTCAGGATATTTTCAGGATAAAAACGATCCTATTATTTACGGAGCAGTAGATGATGCAGCAAGCCAGGGCTCCTATTACTTTTTGCTTTTGGCTGCTTTAACCGATGTTCCATCAATTTCTTACCCCGACCTAAATTCAAATGGCGATGTAGTTAGTACTCCCGGTGCAGATCGTACACCATACGGTAACCTGAACCGAACCGGATACAGGGTTACAACAAACAATACCATAAATTCGACCATTGGACTGGAACAAAAACTCGATTTTGTAACCGAGGGGCTATCTGCTAAGGCAATTGTTTCGTATGATTCAAGGGCAAGCCATGTGCGCGGTTTTAGACGAACCTATCTAACGTACAATGCACAATTATACGAAGATGAAAATGGTGCAAGCCAGTTGGAATATATACCGGGGGCTGGTACCGATGGAGAATTGCATAAAGTATTAACGCAAAACTTCAGTACCAATTTCGATTTGGAAGCTTCGTTAAACTATGCCCGTACTTTTGGTCAGCACGATGTTACCGGACTTTTGCTATACAAACAAAACCAAAGTATAATTAACGTAGCTGTACCTTTTAATTATGTTGGAATAGTGGGTAGGGCTACTTATGCCTACAATAAAAAGTATCTGGCTGATATCAATTTTGGTATGAATGGTTCAGAACAGTTTGCAAAAGGAAGACGCTTTGGTTTTTTCCCTTCGGTTTCATTGGGTTGGGTCTTATCTGAAGAGGCCTTTATGGAATCTGTTGGAGCACTTGATTTCTTTAAAATAAGAGGATCGTTTGGACAGGTTGGTAACGACCGGATTTCAAATTCACGTTTTATATACGTAGATGATTGGACGCAAGGTGGTGGTGGCTATTTTACTGGTTTGGGTGGTGTGCCTGGATTGCCGAACCCTGTTTATCAGAATTCAATGCCAAACGAATTTGTAACCTGGGAGGTGGCCAATAAATACAATGTTGGTTTTGAAACCCGGTTTTTGAAAGATTTTGAACTGGATGTGGATTTGTTTTATGAAAAAAGGAAAGACATCTTGATTACAACAAGCGCCATACCTAAGTATATGTACGGGCAGGTGAATTTACCTCCATCGAATGATGGAGAGATGAGTAACAAAGGTTTTGAGGCAACTTTAGGCTATAATAAATCGGTAAATAAAGATTTGTTTGTTGGTGCGCGCTACAGTGTGCAGTTTGCCCGAAATACCATGGAAAAAATGAATGAAACCCCGCTTGACGATACCTTTGCTTATCCATATCGTGTTGAAGGGTTTAGTCGTGGTACCATGTGGGGTTACGACTGTCTGGGCTATTTCGAAAGCCAGGCTGAAATTGATGGTTGGGCCGACCAGACAGGCTTGGGAGCACAAGTGCTTCCGGGCGATCTGAAGTACAATGATGTAAATGGCGATGGTGTAATTGATACAAAAGATTATGTCCCAATGAATTCTCCAAATGTTCCGGAATTGGCCATGTCCTTCACATTGAGTTTACAGTACAAAGGCTTTGATTTTAATGCTTTAGTTCGAGGAGTAACCAATTACAGCTATAATTTTTCCGGACGCGGAGTTGAGGATTGGAGTGGAAACTCATTCAACGGTCAAAAGAACTATTTCGAGCATAACAAATATGCATGGACAGAGGAAAAATTTGCAAATGGCGATAAAATAAGTTATCCCCGTATGCATCCCGACGGAGTTACTGTAAGCAAGCAACCCAGCGATTATTGGATAATTGATATGTGGTATGCTCGCTTACAAAATATTGAATTGGGATATACTTTGCCTAAACAACTAACTTCTTCGGTTGGACTGGAGAATGTACGACTATATTTTAACGGAATGAACCTGCTTACCGTTGATAATATGCCTGAGCCAATTCTCGATCCTGAAGTGAATAACTCACTTAGTCATCCAATTTTTGCCACCTATAACTTTGGCTTAAACATTACATTTTAG
- a CDS encoding alpha-L-rhamnosidase C-terminal domain-containing protein yields the protein MNQKLIKKEVLVFLFLCSVLPIVVNAQRIDERARDYLTPQKVIWTYNPTGGEIRNVEALLNKGIGQATLVANNVCQLNNGANEHASILLDFGKELHGGLEIVTGRWTGPREREVRVRFGESVSEAMADIDTFVNATNDHAIRDQKILLPWLGKKEIGNTGFRFVRIDLLGENSTIQLKEVNAISVYRDIPYLGSFECNDEMLNQIWETGAYTVHLNMQNFLWDGIKRDRLVWVGDMHPEVKTINSVFGFNEVVPKSLDMIRNNTPLPRWMNGISSYSMWWVLIHYEWYQNHGNLDYLKEQKEYMSALLKHFCSMVDENGQEQLNGNRFLDWPSSPYPEAVDAGYQALLKKTLEAGSEMLGIVGDKNTAKRCAETANRMAKVNPDPVDSKQAASLLNLADLLSNEKAADIILKDGAHKFSTFYGYYMLESLAKAGKIAEAQQIIKDYWGGMLELGATSFWEDFNMEWTENAGRIDELPQAGKIDIHSTYGEYCYVKLRHSFCHGWASGPTPWLTENVLGVKVLEPGCKKVKIEPNLGTLKWVKGTYPTPYGLIKIEHKLGIKGKIVSKIEAPEGVEIVK from the coding sequence ATGAACCAAAAACTTATCAAAAAAGAAGTACTTGTATTTCTTTTTCTTTGTAGCGTACTTCCAATAGTTGTAAATGCTCAGCGAATTGATGAACGCGCTCGCGATTATCTTACCCCTCAAAAGGTTATCTGGACATATAATCCTACGGGAGGCGAAATTAGAAATGTAGAAGCGCTTCTCAATAAAGGAATAGGACAAGCAACACTTGTAGCAAATAATGTTTGTCAGTTAAATAATGGAGCCAACGAACATGCTTCCATTTTACTTGATTTTGGTAAAGAACTGCACGGTGGCCTCGAAATAGTTACAGGCCGTTGGACGGGGCCACGAGAGCGGGAAGTTCGCGTGAGATTTGGTGAATCAGTAAGTGAGGCAATGGCCGATATTGATACTTTTGTTAATGCAACCAACGACCACGCCATCCGCGATCAGAAAATTTTGTTACCCTGGCTCGGAAAAAAGGAAATTGGTAATACTGGTTTTCGCTTTGTAAGAATCGATTTGCTTGGCGAAAACTCAACCATTCAGTTAAAAGAAGTAAATGCTATTTCGGTTTATCGCGACATCCCATATCTCGGAAGTTTTGAATGCAATGACGAAATGCTCAACCAAATCTGGGAAACCGGAGCTTACACGGTTCATTTAAATATGCAAAATTTTTTATGGGATGGAATTAAGCGCGACCGTTTGGTTTGGGTCGGCGATATGCACCCCGAAGTAAAAACCATTAATTCTGTGTTTGGATTTAACGAGGTGGTTCCCAAAAGTCTGGATATGATTCGCAACAATACACCACTTCCACGATGGATGAATGGCATCTCTTCGTATTCAATGTGGTGGGTTTTAATTCACTACGAATGGTATCAGAACCACGGAAATTTGGACTACCTCAAAGAACAAAAGGAATACATGTCGGCTTTGCTGAAGCATTTCTGTTCAATGGTTGATGAAAATGGTCAGGAGCAGCTTAACGGAAACCGTTTTCTCGATTGGCCAAGTAGCCCTTATCCTGAAGCTGTCGATGCTGGTTACCAGGCACTTTTAAAAAAGACACTGGAGGCCGGTTCCGAAATGCTCGGAATAGTTGGCGACAAAAACACTGCTAAACGATGCGCGGAAACCGCAAACCGAATGGCAAAGGTAAACCCCGATCCGGTTGATTCAAAACAGGCCGCCTCATTATTAAATCTTGCTGATTTGCTTTCAAACGAAAAAGCCGCTGACATAATACTAAAAGATGGTGCTCATAAATTCTCAACTTTTTATGGATACTACATGCTCGAGTCGCTGGCAAAGGCAGGAAAAATTGCCGAAGCCCAGCAAATTATAAAAGATTACTGGGGAGGTATGCTTGAACTTGGTGCGACCTCGTTTTGGGAAGATTTTAATATGGAATGGACCGAAAATGCAGGACGAATTGATGAATTGCCACAAGCCGGAAAGATCGATATTCATTCAACCTACGGAGAATATTGTTACGTAAAACTTCGCCACAGTTTTTGTCATGGATGGGCATCGGGGCCAACTCCATGGCTTACCGAAAATGTACTTGGAGTAAAAGTATTGGAGCCCGGATGTAAAAAGGTAAAGATTGAACCAAATCTGGGGACGTTAAAATGGGTGAAAGGTACTTATCCAACACCTTATGGGCTTATTAAAATAGAACACAAGTTGGGTATTAAGGGGAAAATTGTATCAAAAATAGAAGCTCCAGAAGGAGTTGAAATCGTTAAATGA
- a CDS encoding SusC/RagA family TonB-linked outer membrane protein: MRASGGVLMITTKTGFNGKSKISISFDQSMQSPARSPQMVSAFDYANMYNQRVANDTLFADAQDIAMGGSGLDHSSTVFYTPFELERYQKADMTEFYPVRDMMDDFTKDFSQLTRLNVNFTGGSDLMKFYASVGYVNQGGLFENEPFDEYSYNAESKSNRFNFRSNMDIQLNNNLNAWIKVGGYMEKNNRPYIGNNQGWDYVLAKLYETPNNAHNDLTSDGEVIVKRDKLNFRNTESVYGYLNRSGSMLETVTRLGNTFGMRQKLDGLAEGLSVMGQLTFDIYSRNTQTRSRDFEKWEMASLFDSNGLDSLGFAKVPGSSNSTLTDGQIKFFNYMYNFRGSIDYERVFGDKHSVSASFLGERQTQQKQDFLSTNYIGLAGRINYAYNNKYFAEFNGAYQGSEQFAKGKRFGFFPSVSAAWLISNESFLDDSDLISFLKVRASAGQTGSSVFTYGSDYQYLYITTWNSNATENQIGNENITWETSTKYNVGLEAELLNDITVVLDYYSHKNTDVIVRNIATIPDGMMGLGDANLPPANLGESVNSGFELAVGYNKQINKDWIISVNGNISTNKNEIKDMAEMPYDETYAYTYRQQGYSHAYHWGYKTDGLFDNQSEIDNWADQSALGGVPIPGDIKYIDITNDGVVDDKDIAPLAPQHAELHYGLNARVNFKGIDLTCFINGMGKRNVYLNGFGQWSNRDNFTEYMTNAWTPETSTSDAYPRLGNNSTNYIKSDYWIKDGSYIRLRNIELGYTLPENISQKIKASSIRFYVNGLNLLTWDKLPHEDFDPELSGYSTIGYPIAKAYNFGVSVKF; the protein is encoded by the coding sequence ATGCGTGCCAGTGGTGGAGTGCTAATGATTACTACCAAAACCGGATTTAACGGGAAATCTAAAATCAGCATTTCGTTTGATCAATCTATGCAATCGCCTGCTCGTTCTCCTCAAATGGTATCGGCATTCGATTATGCAAATATGTATAACCAACGTGTGGCAAACGACACTTTATTTGCCGATGCTCAGGATATCGCAATGGGAGGTTCGGGGTTAGACCATAGCAGTACTGTTTTTTATACTCCATTCGAATTGGAACGTTATCAAAAAGCAGATATGACTGAATTTTATCCGGTTCGCGATATGATGGATGACTTTACAAAAGATTTCTCTCAGCTTACTCGTTTAAATGTAAATTTTACAGGTGGAAGCGATTTGATGAAGTTTTATGCTTCTGTGGGGTATGTAAACCAAGGAGGACTATTTGAAAACGAACCTTTCGATGAGTATAGTTACAATGCCGAATCAAAATCGAACCGGTTTAATTTCCGTTCCAACATGGATATTCAGTTAAATAATAATTTAAATGCCTGGATTAAAGTTGGTGGGTACATGGAAAAGAACAATCGTCCGTATATTGGAAACAATCAAGGCTGGGACTATGTATTGGCAAAATTGTATGAAACACCTAACAATGCCCACAACGATCTTACATCGGATGGAGAAGTGATTGTAAAGCGCGATAAACTGAATTTTCGGAATACTGAATCGGTTTATGGGTATTTAAACCGCTCAGGCTCGATGCTGGAAACGGTAACACGTTTGGGAAACACTTTTGGTATGCGCCAAAAGCTTGATGGTTTAGCTGAGGGATTGTCGGTAATGGGGCAGTTAACTTTCGATATTTATTCAAGAAATACCCAAACCCGAAGTCGCGATTTCGAAAAATGGGAAATGGCTTCTTTGTTCGATTCGAATGGATTAGATTCATTGGGATTTGCAAAAGTGCCCGGTTCTTCAAATTCAACCTTAACAGATGGCCAAATTAAATTCTTCAATTACATGTATAATTTTCGCGGATCGATTGATTATGAGCGTGTATTTGGGGATAAACACAGCGTGTCGGCTTCTTTTTTAGGTGAAAGGCAAACACAACAAAAACAAGATTTCCTTTCAACAAATTACATCGGACTGGCAGGACGTATAAATTATGCATACAACAACAAGTATTTTGCTGAGTTTAATGGTGCTTACCAGGGATCGGAGCAGTTTGCAAAAGGTAAGCGATTTGGATTTTTTCCTTCAGTTTCTGCGGCCTGGCTTATTTCTAACGAATCGTTCCTGGATGATTCGGATTTGATTAGCTTCTTAAAAGTAAGGGCATCTGCCGGGCAAACGGGGAGCAGTGTGTTTACCTACGGCAGTGATTATCAATACCTTTATATCACAACATGGAATTCAAATGCAACTGAAAATCAGATAGGTAATGAGAATATAACCTGGGAAACATCAACAAAGTACAATGTTGGGCTTGAAGCTGAATTGCTGAATGATATTACTGTTGTGCTGGATTACTATTCACACAAAAATACCGATGTAATTGTTAGGAATATTGCAACTATTCCTGATGGGATGATGGGCTTAGGAGATGCAAACTTACCACCTGCCAACCTTGGCGAGTCAGTAAACAGCGGTTTCGAACTAGCAGTTGGATACAACAAGCAAATTAATAAGGACTGGATAATTTCGGTGAATGGTAATATTTCGACTAACAAGAATGAGATAAAAGATATGGCCGAAATGCCGTATGACGAAACTTACGCCTATACATATCGCCAACAAGGTTATTCACATGCTTATCATTGGGGATACAAAACCGACGGATTATTCGACAATCAATCGGAAATCGATAACTGGGCTGATCAATCGGCACTAGGTGGCGTACCAATTCCTGGAGATATTAAATACATTGACATTACCAATGATGGAGTAGTTGATGATAAAGATATAGCTCCTCTTGCACCGCAACATGCTGAGTTACACTACGGTTTAAATGCCCGGGTTAACTTTAAAGGAATTGATTTAACTTGTTTTATTAATGGTATGGGTAAGCGAAACGTTTACTTGAATGGATTTGGGCAGTGGTCGAACCGCGATAATTTTACCGAATACATGACAAATGCCTGGACTCCTGAAACATCAACATCAGATGCCTATCCGAGACTTGGAAATAATTCAACCAATTACATTAAAAGTGATTACTGGATTAAAGATGGCTCTTACATTCGATTAAGAAATATTGAGTTGGGCTATACGCTTCCTGAGAATATTTCGCAAAAGATTAAAGCGAGTTCAATTCGTTTCTATGTAAATGGATTAAACTTGTTAACGTGGGATAAGCTTCCTCACGAGGATTTCGACCCTGAACTATCTGGTTATTCAACTATTGGTTATCCAATTGCAAAGGCATATAATTTTGGTGTAAGCGTAAAATTTTAA
- a CDS encoding carboxypeptidase-like regulatory domain-containing protein has product MRNIIKYFLTALCCLAFTLFAHANKGIKGKVTDANGKPLAGVRITEPGEIKGTFTDNDGEFAYNTESVALMLEFSAAGFRKSSVQIKNDQTEETIVLEPDEKMMNVAYGQQKKENVSASVYTISGEELLTSRSSNLFIALQGRLPGLRITQKSGEPGKEDFDVQIRGNNSPNSTSVMYVVDGVERDPAGIDPNDVESVTVLRDGQQLQCMECVPVVEC; this is encoded by the coding sequence ATGAGAAACATAATAAAATATTTTTTGACAGCTCTCTGTTGCTTAGCCTTTACACTTTTTGCCCATGCAAATAAGGGGATTAAAGGTAAAGTTACCGATGCCAATGGAAAACCACTGGCAGGAGTGAGAATTACCGAGCCAGGAGAAATAAAAGGAACATTTACTGACAATGACGGTGAGTTTGCTTACAACACAGAATCTGTTGCCTTGATGCTTGAATTTAGTGCAGCAGGATTTAGAAAATCTTCGGTACAAATTAAAAATGATCAAACCGAAGAGACAATTGTATTGGAACCTGATGAAAAGATGATGAATGTTGCTTACGGGCAACAAAAAAAGGAAAATGTATCGGCTTCTGTTTATACCATTAGCGGAGAAGAACTTTTGACATCAAGATCTTCCAATTTGTTTATTGCCCTGCAAGGACGGTTGCCTGGATTACGTATCACTCAAAAAAGTGGTGAACCGGGAAAAGAAGATTTCGATGTGCAGATAAGAGGAAATAACTCTCCAAACTCAACTAGCGTTATGTATGTTGTTGATGGTGTTGAACGTGATCCTGCAGGAATTGATCCAAACGATGTAGAAAGCGTTACCGTTTTGCGCGATGGGCAGCAACTGCAATGTATGGAATGCGTGCCAGTGGTGGAGTGCTAA